The genomic segment AATTGTTGATTTGACCGAAGGTGAATTAGGCACAAGAGGAAATGCTCCTTTAAGATTGGAAGAATCAAAAAAATCAGCAGAATTTACAGGAGCCCTGTTCCGTGTCAATTTTGGCTGGCCCGATGGTTTTTTCGAGCATTCCAATGAAAATATCATAGAACTGGTTAAAATCATCCGTTTGACCAAGCCATCATATATCCTTTGCAATGCACCCAATGACCGTCATCCTGATCACGGACGTGCAAGCAAAATCGTACATGATGCCTCTTTCTATTCCGGATTGATTAAAATAAAAACTGTTTTTGAGGGATAATGAATTGCCGGCTCACCGCCCAAAAGCAGTTTTATCATACATACAAGATTATTATATGCACCCTGATTTGGTGATCGACATCAGTGATTGTATGGATGAGAAAATGCAAGCCATTCAATGTTTTGCTTCTCAATTTTACAATCCCCATAAACCTTCTGACGAACCCGAAACTCCCATTTCAAGTCCGGATTTTCTTGAGATGATCAAAGCAAGAGCACGTCAATATGGACGTCCGGCCGGATATTCTTTTGCCGAAGGGTTTGTGATTCCTCGTTATTTTGGAATAAAATCCCTTTTTGACCTGGATTGAGTATAGTTTATTTAAACTTTACTTTAAATCAACGATTGATCAACAACATCCTCGATGACAATATTTCTTGCCGGTCGTTGATGGTGACGATATATACACCGGTTTTAACAAAATCCGGTATATCCACTTTAAACCTGTTATTACCGGACAAAGCATGTTTGGATGCCAATTCATAAATTTGTTTAGAATGAATATCGGTTAACTTGATATTCACCACATTAACATTTAACGGATTGTTCCATTCAATATAAAAGTGATCATTGGCAGGATTGGGAAAAAGATGAACATTTTGATTTTCTATAGTTGTAATTCCTGTTGATGCAGCAGTTATTGTCAACGAAGAGGTGGCAGGCCTGTCTCCGGTTGTAGCTCCCATTGCCATTGACGGCATTACCGGCAGCATAGATGGTTACTGATTGTCCGTTTGTTGGTGCTATCCAATCAAATGAAAATGTATAAAAACCTGTACCAGATTGAGGGGATTGATGTACTGCATTTTTTCTTCCATTGGTAGCGTTCATAAATTTCACCCCATTACCGGGATTCAGCATAACACCGGCATCGGTGTTAGCTTGTGTAAACAAAACTTCTGCACCAAAACCAAACAAATTATATGCTGTATTTTCCACGGTGATATTTATGGTGTAAGTATCACCGGGCATATATTGATTGGAATTGAAAGCCGGTATGGACGTAATGATTACATGTGTGGTATCACTTCCTCCTGAATGACAAGAATTACAATACGTTTCACCCGGACTGCCGGTGTAACCCGGTTTGCCTCCGGAATTTTGAACGACAAATGCCGATCCTGTTATCAATGCTGTCAATAGTCCGAAAAATGGAATAAAAAGTAGATTTTTTCATAACATATTTGTTTTTACAAATATACATTAAATTTTCAAACTTCACTCAGGCAAACAAAGTCCGCAGCTGCCCGTGCTTCATAAAACATTATCTTTGCTGCAAAAAATTTATTAAAAATTAATCTTATAAAAAGAAAAAATCAATTAAAGTATACATACCGGATGTGCAAAAATTTGCATAAAATTTTTCAACCTAAATACATTCGGAAAGGAAAAATTATACAATGATACAATCGCACGCTAAGTTGATAAACCAAACAGAAGCGTCGGGGCAGTAAAATTGGAAATGACTTTTAACATAAAGCAGATAGGATTTTAAGGGAAATGTACATTAAATCCGCCTATGGCTGAAATACACACAAGTCGAAGAAAAAATTTTTTTAAAATGAAACTATATATATGAGCAAAATCTTATTTGAAATATAACATTGCTATCAAAAAAGACAAAAAAGCAATCCCCACCGATATAACCATCATCATCCTGTCAAACTTTTTATCCATTTCTCTAAATCTCTCATCTACCTCTTTAAATCTTTCGTTTACCTCTTTAAATCTCTCGTTTACCTCTTTAAATCTTTCATTAACTTCCTTAAATCTTTGGTCAATTAAAATTTTTATAGACGATATTTCAGTATCCAAATGCGCAATGTGATTGAACTGTGCCCTCAATAATAACGGCATTGCCTTATCATCCGACAACTTCCCTTCTTTTTCAATCTCCGCCTCTGCTTCTTTCACTTTTCTATCCAAAAATTTCAATAGGATTTCCGTCGTTTCTTTTTCTAACATCTCCTTTATTTTTTATACAAATGTACATTAAATTTTTCAAATTACACGTAGGCAAATAAAAATCCCGTCCGCAGCAGCCCGTGCATCATAGCACATTATCTTTGCTGCAAAAAAACAATTAA from the Vicingaceae bacterium genome contains:
- a CDS encoding hypothetical protein (possible pseudo, frameshifted) — protein: MRDNELPAHRPKAVLSYIQDYYMHPDLVIDISDCMDEKMQAIQCFASQFYNPHKPSDEPETPISSPDFLEMIKARARQYGRPAGYSFAEGFVIPRYFGIKSLFDLD